In Lacinutrix sp. Bg11-31, the DNA window GAAACCAATTAGACAGGAAGACACAACATTGTACGAGCCTTTTAAAATATATAAGGTAAAAGATGTAAATATCTATACTGATAATTCTTTCGAAAATAAAGACAAAATTTTCACAGATTCAACAATTCATAATGGTTTTAATATTTATAGCAAAGAAAAGCTACGCTACAGCCCTAAAATGTTAACCAATGCCATTTTTATTAAGCCAAAAACTCTTTTTCGAGATAAAAACAAACCATTAACATCAAGAAGAATTAGTAACCTAAAAACTTTTAAATATCCAAAAATAGATTATATAGTAAACGACGCAGACACCACATTAACTGCTAATGTATATTTAACACCATTAAAGAAATTTGGTTTAGATTTTAGAGCCGAAGCATCCCAAAGCAACATACAAACTATTGGCTTTTCTTTAAACCCAAGTGTTTTAATGCGTAATGTTTTTAAAGGAGCCGAAACGTTAGAGCTTTCTGGAATTGCCTCTATTGGCGCTTCTAAAGATGGATCTAATGAACGCGATCAGTTTTTCGATATTAATGAGATTGGTGCCAATTTAAGATTAACTATTCCGCGATTATTTTCCCCTATCAATACAACAAAAATAATCCCAAGTTCTATGTTTCCCGAAACACGAATTAGTTTAGCGACCACAAGCCAAACTAATGTTGGTTTAGATAAGCAAACAGCTACAGGAACATTTAACTACAGATGGTTTCCCAACAATAAAGTAACTAACAAACTAGATTTGTTTAATATTCAGTTTGTAAAAAACTTAAATGTTGACAATTATTTTAATGTTTACGAAAGCGCTTTTAACACCTTAAATGATATAGCAATAAATTCTGGTTTTATAAATACTGATGAGCGTTTAGGACTTCCAGAACAAGCCAGCCAATTTATAGCAAATGTAATTGCTGGAACTAATGATGTTAGTTCAGACGACTTTCAAACTGTAAATTCTATAAAAGAAAGGAAAGAAAGACTAACCGAAGACAACCTTATACTCGCAACAAATTTTAGTTTTACTAAAGACAGTCGCGATAATTTATTCGACAACGATTTCTCTATTTTCAGGTTAAAATTAGAACTTGCAGGAAATGTTTTTTCAGCGACTTCAAATATTTTAGGTCTTCAAAAAAACAACAATGATAAATACGAGTTGTTTAACGTTGCATTTTCACAATACGTAAAAACAGAACTAGACTATGTTAAGTATTGGGATTTTGGTAATAAAAATGTGATCGCAATGCGCGCCTTTTTTGGAATTGCAATTCCTTATGGAAACTCTACAAATATTCCATTTTCTAAAAGTTTCTTTAGTGGTGGAGCAAACGACAATCGTGCTTGGTCTGCTTATAATTTAGGCCCTGGAAGTACACAATCTGTAAACGAGTTTAACGAAGCAAACATGAAAATTGCTTTAAGTGCCGAAAATCGTTTTAATCTTTTTGGAGCTTTAAATGGCGCATTTTTTATAGACGCTGGAAACATTTGGAATGTACTTGACGATGTTGAAGACGATGCTGCAACTTTTAATTCGCTTTCTTCTATTAAAGATATTGCCATTGGTTCTGGATTTGGATTTAGATACGATTTTAATTTCTTCATCTTAAGAGGAGATATTGGCTTTAAAACTTACGATCCTTCTTATGGAGATAATAACCGTTGGTTTAACGATTATAATTTCGCAAATGCAGCCTACAACATAGGTATTAACTATCCTTTTTAGACTTTAATTTCTTGAGTTATACTACATCGTTTTCGCTATTTTATTGATGATTTTAATAAAAAATATTCAAATTTTGTTTACTTTTGATGTTCAATTTTCAACTAAAACATTAGATAAATGTCACATAACATAAAACCAGGAGTAGCTACAGGGAAAGAAGTACAAGCGATTTTTAAATTAGCAAAAGAAAAAGGCTTTGCTTTACCAGCAGTTAATGTTGTTGGCTCAAACACAATTAATGGTGTTTTAGAAACTGCAGCAGCTTTAAATGCTCCAGTAATTATTCAGTTTTCAAATGGAGGAGGCGTTTTTAATGCAGGAAAAGGTTTAAGTAACGAGAACCAAAAAGCAGCAATTGCAGGTTCTATTGCTGGAGCAAAACATGTACATTTAATGGCAGAAGCTTATGGAGTTCCTGTAATTTTACATACAGATCATGCAGCAAAAAAACTATTACCTTGGATTGACGGTTTGTTAGACGCAAGTGAAAAACATTTTGCTGAAACTGGTAAGTCTCTTTATAGTTCTCACATGATTGATTTAAGTGAAGAGCCACTTGAAGAAAACATAGAAATCTGTAAAACATACCTTGAGCGCATGAGCAAAATGGGAATGACTTTAGAAATTGAACTTGGAATCACTGGTGGTGAAGAAGATGGTGTAGACAATAGTGATGTAGACGAGTCTAAGCTATACACGCAACCAGAAGAAGTAGCTTATGCATACGAAGAGTTAAGCAAAGTAAGCGATCAATTTACAATTGCAGCAGCTTTTGGAAACGTTCATGGTGTTTATAAGCCCGGAAACGTAAAATTAACACCAAAAATTTTAAAGAACTCTCAAGAATATATTTCTAAAAAATATGGTGTTGAGCACAATCATATCGATTTTGTTTTTCATGGTGGATCTGGTTCTACAGAAGCAGAAATTCAAGAAGCAATTGGATATGGTGTTATTAAAATGAATATTGATACAGACATGCAATATGCATTTATGACTGGTGTTCGCGATTATATGGGAGAAAAATCTGAATATCTTAAATCTCAAATTGGCTCACCAGATGGTCCAGAATCTCCAAACAAAAAACATTACGATCCAAGAAAATGGTTAAGAGCAGGAGAAATTACATTTGTAGAGCGTCTTAAAAAAGCTTTCGAAGACTTAAACAATGTGAATACATTGTAATTAATAAAAATATTATTTTAAATCCCATTTTAACGCTGTTAGATTGGGATTTTTCATTTAAAAAGCAAAGTACTACGATATAGCGATACCAAATGTTGAGTTGTATCAATAAAAATAGTAATTTTGTCATCTTGTGTTATCACAAAACCCGAAAACTAACTAATAGCAACTATTCTAGTTTATTCTAGAATTACAAACTAAAAAAAAGTAAATCAATATGGCTTGGTTTAAAAGAAAAGATAAAGGAATACAAACTTCTACTGAAGACAAAAAAGACATACCAAAAGGATTATGGTATAAGTCTCCTACTGGAAAAGTTGTAGATTCTGAAGAATTAGCAAAAAATTTCTACGTAAGTCCAGAAGATGGCTACCACGTAAGAATTGGAAGCAAAGAGTACTTCGAAATATTATTTGACGACAACAAATTTAAAGAGTTAGACAAAGATTTGTCTTCTAAAGACCCTTTAAAATTTGTGGACACCAAAAAATATCCAGACCGTTTAAAAGCGGCTCAAGAAAAAACTAAACTAACAGATGCGGTACGATGTGCTGTTGGCAAATCTAAAGGTAAAGACTTAGTTATTGCAGCTATGGATTTTGCGTTTATTGGTGGCTCTATGGGCTCTGTTGTAGGAGAAAAAATTGCTCGTGCTGCAGATTACGCTTTAAAAAACAAATTACCTTTCATGATTATTTCAAAATCTGGAGGCGCAAGAATGATGGAAGCAGCTTTGTCTTTAATGCAATTAGCAAAAACATCTGTTAAATTAGCACAACTTGCAGATGCTGGTTTACCATACATTTCGCTTTCTACAGACCCAACTACCGGAGGAACTACAGCTTCTTTTGCAATGTTAGGAGATATAAATATTGCAGAACCTGGTGCATTAATTGGATTTGCAGGACCTAGAATTGTTAGAGATACTACAGGAAAAGAATTACCAGAAGGATTCCAAACATCTGAATTTTTATTAGAACATGGCTTCCTAGATTTTATTACACTTCGTAAAGACTTAAAAAATAGAGTTAATTTATATATCGATTTAATAACGAATCAGCCTTTAAGAGCTTAGAATTTATTAAAAAAGTACAAACCTCACAAGCTTAAAAAAATTTGTGAGGTTTTTTTATGCCTCTTTTAAATAAACATTAAAAGAAGTGCCTTGATTAAGCACACTTTTAACTGTTACTTTTCCACCTAAAGATTCTATTTGATTTTTGGTAATAAACAAACCTAGACCCTTAGAATCAATATGGTTATGGAATGTTTCATATAAAGAAAACAATCTATCTTCATATAATTCTAGATCTATACCTAAGCCACTATCTGTAATAGTTAATAATACAAACTCGTTTTTAACTTTTTCACTTAGAGTTATTTTGTACTGTCTTTCATCAGATTTATACTTTCTACAATTTGTTAGAAAATTAAGCAGGATACCAATAACTAAAAGAGATTCATCGACTTTATTTTCTATAATGTTAAAAGTAGTATTTAGCTAAAACACTAACATTGTGTAGTGCACTTTTTACAAAACTATTAAGATTAATAGCTTTTAACTTAGACTTATCATACCAAGTCTCATTAGATATTTCTTTTAAATGGTTAACGGTTTTTTCTAAGTTATCCAATGCCTCTTAAAGCATTGGAACATTTTCATAAGACTTAAAATTAACAATATCTTCTTCTACAAAAGTTAACAACGTTTTTAAATCACCTGAATGGGTTCTTAAGTTATGCGTAACAATATTAGAGAAGTTAACTCATTTTTTCTTTTATTATTTCTACAAGTACTTTTTGAGCTTCAATTGCATTAATTCTATCCGTAATATCTTGTAACTGGGAAATAAAATATTTAGGATTATTAAATTCATATAAATCAAGAGCTAAATCTTCTTTAATTATAATTTCTTGAAAGGTCATTTCCAATAATTCAGCCTCATTGCATCCTAGCATATCACATATACTTTTGCTTACCAATATCCATTTACCATCCAATCCTACAATAGCAATTCCATGATAACTATGCTTTAGGCATATTGAATAAAAGATTTGAATCTATAATATATCCCTCATTTAATAAAAAATCGTTTTATACTCTTCTAAAGAGTATGAAATAACTCCTACTTATTTTAAATAACATAAATATTTTTTTAAATGTTATTCACTTAAATACAACTTAAAATAATTATTATTTATTATATTTGCGGCTCGAAAGACAAGCTTTCGTTTACATAACAATCATTTACAATAATATTAGAATGTATTTAACAAAAGAAGAAAAAGAGAAACTCTTTAAGAAACACGGTAAAGACGCAAAAGACACTGGTTCTGCAGAAGGACAGATTGCAATATTTACACAAAGAATTGAGCACTTAACACAACACTTAAAAAGTAATCGTAAAGATTATAATACAGAGCGTTCGTTAGTAATGTTAGTAGGAAAAAGAAGAAGCTTACTAGATTACTTAACTAAGAAAGATGTCTTAAGATATCGTGCTATAGTAAAAGAATTAGGATTAAGAAAATAATCTCAATATATAGACCACGCCTAACAGCGTGGTTTTTTAGTATCTAACAACTCGATTTGGAAGAGTATAAACACCAAAATTGAAGAAGCTAATTATAGTTTTTCATTGGACACTACTACTACACAACACAACTACCAATGTTTAACCAAAATTCCGATTGAGAAACTAATCATCGGTATTAGAATTAAAACTTATTTATGATTCCAAAAGTTTTTAAAGAGGTCATTGACCTAGGTGATGGAAGAGAAATTACCATCGAAACCGGAAAATTAGCAAAACAGGCACACGGTTCTGTTGTTGTTACATCGGGAAAATGTATGATGTTATGTACAGTTGTTTCCAATTACGAACAAAAAGATCTTGGTTTTTTACCATTAACGGTAGATTACAGAGAGAAATTTGCAGCTGCAGGTCGTTATCCTGGTGGTTTCTTCAAAAGAGAAGCAAGACCAAGTGATGGAGAAGTGTTAACAATGCGATTAGTGGATAGAGTTTTACGTCCATTATTTCCAAAAGATTACACAGCAGAAACGCAAGTAATGATACAGTTAATGTCTCATGACGAAAACGTTATGCCAGATGCAATGGCTGGATTAGCAGCATCAGCAGCTATTCAATTATCAGATTTTCCTTTTGAATGTGCTATCTCTGAAGCAAGAGTTGGACGTATAAATGGAGAATTTATTATCAACCCAACTAGAGCTCAATTAGCAGAGTCTGACATCGATATGATGATTGGAGCAAGTGCTGATTCTGTAATGATGGTTGAAGGTGAAATGGATGAAATTTCTGAAGACGAAATGGCAGATGCTATTAAGTTTGCACACGAAGCTATTAAAGTACAATGTGCTGCCCAGTTAAGATTAGCTGAAGCATTTGGAAAGAAACCAGTTCGTGAATACGAAGGAGAAAGAGAAGAAGCAGATTTAGCTAAGAAAATTCATGACATGGCTTATGATAAAGTTTATGCTATAGCAAAAGCTGGATCTTCTAAACATGAAAGAACTGCTGCATTTAAAGAAATAAAAGAAGATATTAAAGCGTCTTTTTCTGAAGAAGAAACAGCAGATTATGGCGGATTAATTTCTGATTATTACCGTAAAGCTGAAAAAGCTGCCATTAGAGATTTAACCTTAGATGAAGGTTTACGTTTAGATGGTAGAAAGACAGATGAAATTAGACCAATCTGGTGTGAGGTAGATTACTTACCATCAACACATGGTTCTTCAATATTTACTCGTGGAGAAACTCAAGCATTAGCAACAGTTACTTTAGGAACATCTAGAGATGCAAACAAAATAGATATGCCATCTTACGAAGGTGAGGAGAATTTCTATTTACATTATAACTTCCCTCCTTTTTGTACAGGTGAAGCTAGACCAATTCGTGGAACGTCTCGTAGAGAAGTTGGACATGGTAATTTAGCACAACGTGGTTTAAAAGGAATGATTCCTGAAGATTGCCCTTACACAGTACGTGTTGTATCTGAAGTTTTAGAATCTAACGGTTCTTCTTCTATGGCAACAGTTTGTGCTGGAACAATGGCATTAATGGATGCTGGTGTACAAATGATAAGACCAGTTTCTGGTATTGCAATGGGATTAATTTCTGATGCAGAATCTGGAAAGTACGCTGTATTATCTGATATTTTAGGTGATGAAGATCACTTAGGAGATATGGATTTTAAAGTAACAGGTACTTCAGAAGGTATTACTGCTTGCCAAATGGATATTAAAGTAAAAGGATTAAGCTACGAGATTTTAGTGAATGCACTAAAACAAGCTAGAGATGGTCGTTTACATATCTTAGGTAAATTAACAGATACTATTGATACTCCTAACGCAGAAGTTAAGGAACACGCTCCTACAATGGTTACACGTAGAGTACCAAACGAATTTATTGGTGCTTTAATTGGACCTGGAGGAAAAGTAATCCAAGAGATGCAAAAAGAGACTGAGACAACTATCGTTA includes these proteins:
- the fbaA gene encoding class II fructose-bisphosphate aldolase, with protein sequence MSHNIKPGVATGKEVQAIFKLAKEKGFALPAVNVVGSNTINGVLETAAALNAPVIIQFSNGGGVFNAGKGLSNENQKAAIAGSIAGAKHVHLMAEAYGVPVILHTDHAAKKLLPWIDGLLDASEKHFAETGKSLYSSHMIDLSEEPLEENIEICKTYLERMSKMGMTLEIELGITGGEEDGVDNSDVDESKLYTQPEEVAYAYEELSKVSDQFTIAAAFGNVHGVYKPGNVKLTPKILKNSQEYISKKYGVEHNHIDFVFHGGSGSTEAEIQEAIGYGVIKMNIDTDMQYAFMTGVRDYMGEKSEYLKSQIGSPDGPESPNKKHYDPRKWLRAGEITFVERLKKAFEDLNNVNTL
- the accD gene encoding acetyl-CoA carboxylase, carboxyltransferase subunit beta; protein product: MAWFKRKDKGIQTSTEDKKDIPKGLWYKSPTGKVVDSEELAKNFYVSPEDGYHVRIGSKEYFEILFDDNKFKELDKDLSSKDPLKFVDTKKYPDRLKAAQEKTKLTDAVRCAVGKSKGKDLVIAAMDFAFIGGSMGSVVGEKIARAADYALKNKLPFMIISKSGGARMMEAALSLMQLAKTSVKLAQLADAGLPYISLSTDPTTGGTTASFAMLGDINIAEPGALIGFAGPRIVRDTTGKELPEGFQTSEFLLEHGFLDFITLRKDLKNRVNLYIDLITNQPLRA
- a CDS encoding ATP-binding protein, with translation MIENKVDESLLVIGILLNFLTNCRKYKSDERQYKITLSEKVKNEFVLLTITDSGLGIDLELYEDRLFSLYETFHNHIDSKGLGLFITKNQIESLGGKVTVKSVLNQGTSFNVYLKEA
- a CDS encoding polyribonucleotide nucleotidyltransferase, producing MIPKVFKEVIDLGDGREITIETGKLAKQAHGSVVVTSGKCMMLCTVVSNYEQKDLGFLPLTVDYREKFAAAGRYPGGFFKREARPSDGEVLTMRLVDRVLRPLFPKDYTAETQVMIQLMSHDENVMPDAMAGLAASAAIQLSDFPFECAISEARVGRINGEFIINPTRAQLAESDIDMMIGASADSVMMVEGEMDEISEDEMADAIKFAHEAIKVQCAAQLRLAEAFGKKPVREYEGEREEADLAKKIHDMAYDKVYAIAKAGSSKHERTAAFKEIKEDIKASFSEEETADYGGLISDYYRKAEKAAIRDLTLDEGLRLDGRKTDEIRPIWCEVDYLPSTHGSSIFTRGETQALATVTLGTSRDANKIDMPSYEGEENFYLHYNFPPFCTGEARPIRGTSRREVGHGNLAQRGLKGMIPEDCPYTVRVVSEVLESNGSSSMATVCAGTMALMDAGVQMIRPVSGIAMGLISDAESGKYAVLSDILGDEDHLGDMDFKVTGTSEGITACQMDIKVKGLSYEILVNALKQARDGRLHILGKLTDTIDTPNAEVKEHAPTMVTRRVPNEFIGALIGPGGKVIQEMQKETETTIVINEDPVTEEGIVEILGVGSAGIDAVMAKIDAILFKPKVGETYEVKVIKMLDFGAVVEYMDAPGNEVLLHVSELAWERTESVTDVVNMGDVFNVKYFGLDPRTRKEKVSRKALLEKPEGYVARPPRDDNRSGGRDNRGRDNRRDDRKPRAPRKED
- the rpsO gene encoding 30S ribosomal protein S15, whose amino-acid sequence is MYLTKEEKEKLFKKHGKDAKDTGSAEGQIAIFTQRIEHLTQHLKSNRKDYNTERSLVMLVGKRRSLLDYLTKKDVLRYRAIVKELGLRK
- a CDS encoding POTRA domain-containing protein; translation: MKIQDSKILLIILIFGFLTACNSVRRIPENAHLLTKTAIKVNDKNEESEAITNLIYQKPNNSIPYTNIKTRLYIHNLARPNLDSILKARIANNPKRTARQIKFFSKKQFDQRIQNKLNFNNWLKKTGEAPVVVNDTLSEKSIKRLENYYYNNGWFEVKADFETTRNDNQRAAVTYKISTGKPYIVDSLSTNIITPVIDSLYQSTLSKSLIKPNTQYRTNDFIEERDRITETLRNSGVYHFSQDNVLFKMDSIGKTKKVNIELYISEKPIRQEDTTLYEPFKIYKVKDVNIYTDNSFENKDKIFTDSTIHNGFNIYSKEKLRYSPKMLTNAIFIKPKTLFRDKNKPLTSRRISNLKTFKYPKIDYIVNDADTTLTANVYLTPLKKFGLDFRAEASQSNIQTIGFSLNPSVLMRNVFKGAETLELSGIASIGASKDGSNERDQFFDINEIGANLRLTIPRLFSPINTTKIIPSSMFPETRISLATTSQTNVGLDKQTATGTFNYRWFPNNKVTNKLDLFNIQFVKNLNVDNYFNVYESAFNTLNDIAINSGFINTDERLGLPEQASQFIANVIAGTNDVSSDDFQTVNSIKERKERLTEDNLILATNFSFTKDSRDNLFDNDFSIFRLKLELAGNVFSATSNILGLQKNNNDKYELFNVAFSQYVKTELDYVKYWDFGNKNVIAMRAFFGIAIPYGNSTNIPFSKSFFSGGANDNRAWSAYNLGPGSTQSVNEFNEANMKIALSAENRFNLFGALNGAFFIDAGNIWNVLDDVEDDAATFNSLSSIKDIAIGSGFGFRYDFNFFILRGDIGFKTYDPSYGDNNRWFNDYNFANAAYNIGINYPF